One Cucurbita pepo subsp. pepo cultivar mu-cu-16 chromosome LG09, ASM280686v2, whole genome shotgun sequence DNA window includes the following coding sequences:
- the LOC111801717 gene encoding protein translocase subunit SecA, chloroplastic — translation MTMPLCDSFMAKHCHPSSLSSQSYKFLLSFEAFSVKSHLRSAFIDKSAFQFGSKTSKLVYSRKRNTRPVASLGGFLGGIFKGTDTGESTRQRYASTVALINGLEAEISAFSDSQLRDKTYALKERAQSGESLDSILPEAFAVVREASKRVLGLRPFDVQLIGGMVLHKGEIAEMRTGEGKTLVAILPAYLNALTGKGVHVVTVNDYLARRDCEWVGQVPRFLGLKVGLIQQNMTSEERRENYLSDITYVTNSELGFDYLRDNLATSVEELVLRDFNYCVIDEVDSILIDEARTPLIISGPAEKPSDRYYKAAKLASAFERDIHYTVDEKQKTVLLTEQGYEDAEEILDVKDLYDPRQQWASYVLNAIKAKELFLRDVNYIIRGKEVLIVDEFTGRVMQGRRWSDGLHQAVEAKEALPIQNETVTLASISYQNFFLQFPKLCGMTGTAATESTEFESIYKLKVTIVPTNKPMIRKDESDVVFRATTGKWRAVVVEISRMYKTGRPVLVGTTSVEQSDALSEQLREAGIPHEVLNAKPENVEREAEIVAQSGRLGAVTIATNMAGRGTDIILGGNAEFMARLKLRELLMPRLVKLTDGVFVSAKKPPLKKTWKVNESLFPCALSSENAKLAEEVVQFAVKTWGPRSLTELEAEERLSYSCEKGPAQDDVIAKLRNAFLEIVKEYKVFTEEERNKVVLAGGLHVVGTERHESRRIDNQLRGRSGRQGDPGSSRFFLSLEDNIFRIFGGDRIQGLMRAFRVEDLPIESQMLTKALDEAQRKVENYFFDIRKQLFEYDEVLNSQRDRVYTERRRALQSDNLQSLIIEYAELTMDDILEANIGSDAPTESWDLEKLIAKVQQYCYLLDDLTPELLKSKTSTYEDLQNYLRLRGREAYLQKRDIVEKEAPGLMKEAERFLVLSNIDRLWKEHLQALKFVQQAVGLRGYAQRDPLIEYKLEGYNLFLDMMAQIRRNVIYSIYQFKPVLVKKDQDSGRKAKSAEVVTNGVGTNNNPDPVATESSPKATA, via the exons ATGACGATGCCTCTTTGTGATTCATTTATGGCGAAGCACTGCCACCCTTCTTCCCTTTCATCTCAATCTTAcaagtttcttctttcttttgaggCCTTCTCTGTGAAATCTCATCTACGTTCCGCGTTCATCGATAAATCTGCCTTCCAATTCGGATCGAAAACCTCTAAACTGGTATATTCAAGAAAACGGAACACACGCCCTGTAGCTTCGCTTGGAGGTTTTTTAGGCGGAATTTTTAAAGGAACTGACACTGGGGAATCCACTAGACAGCGATATGCTTCTACCGTTGCTCTTATTAATGGATTAGAAGCGGAAATTTCTGCGTTCTCGGACTCGCAACTCAGGGACAAGACTTATGCGCTGAAAGAGCGAGCACAATCAGGCGAATCTTTGGATTCTATTTTGCCT GAAGCATTTGCTGTTGTGAGAGAGGCTTCGAAGAGGGTATTGGGGCTCCGACCCTTTGATGTTCAACTGATAG GTGGTATGGTTCTTCACAAGGGAGAAATAGCAGAGATGAGAACTGGAGAAGGAAAGACCTTAGTTGCTATTTTACCAGCTTATTTGAATGCTTTAACTGGAAAAGGGGTTCATGTTGTTACTGTTAATGATTATCTGGCCAGGCGGGATTGTGAGTGGGTTGGTCAAGTTCCTCGTTTTCTTGGACTGAAAGTTGGCCTCATTCAAC AGAATATGACAAGTgaagaaaggagagagaaTTACCTAAGTGATATTACCTATGTCACAAATAGCGAGCTTGGTTTTGATTACTTGAGAGACAATCTTGCCACG AGTGTCGAAGAGCTTGTCTTAAGAGATTTCAATTACTGTGTGATTGACGAGGTTGATTCTATCCTTATTGATGAAGCAAGAACTCCTCTCATTATATCTGGACCTGCTGAAAAACCTAGTGATAGATATTATAAAGCTGCAAAGCTGGCTTCTGCTTTTGAACGTGATATACATTACACA GTGGATGAGAAACAGAAGACTGTGCTGCTGACAGAACAAGGTTATGAGGATGCTGAAGAAATCCTTGATGTTAAAGACTTGTATGATCCTCGACAACAATGGGCATCATATGTTCTTAATGCAATAAAAGCTAAAGAACTATTTCTAAGAGACGTCAATTATATAATTCGTGGTAAAGAGGTCCTAATTGTGGATGAGTTCACTGGTCGAGTGATGCAG GGGAGAAGATGGAGTGATGGACTTCATCAAGCAGTCGAAGCAAAAGAAGCTTTACcaattcaaaatgaaactgTAACACTAGCTTCAATAAGTTATcaaaatttcttcctccag TTCCCAAAACTTTGTGGAATGACTGGCACTGCAGCGACGGAAAGCACTGAATTTGAGAGTATATATAAGCTCAAAGTCACAATTGTACCTACGAACAAGCCTATGATAAGAAAG gaTGAGTCGGATGTAGTTTTCAGGGCGACAACAGGAAAATGGCGAGCTGTTGTGGTAGAGATTTCTAGAATGTACAAGACTGGTCGCCCTGTGCTTGTTGGCACAACTAGTGTTGAGCAGAGTGATGCTCTCTCAGAACAGTTGCGAGAAGCTGGAATTCCTCATGAG GTTCTCAATGCGAAACCGGAAAATGTTGAGAGAGAAGCAGAAATTGTAGCTCAAAGTGGTCGCCTAGGTGCTGTGACAATTGCTACAAACATGGCTGGACGTGGCACTGATATAATTCTTGGTGGTAATGCTGAATTTATGGCAAGGCTGAAGTTACGTGAGCTGCTTATGCCAAG ACTCGTCAAACTAACTGATGGAGTTTTTGTATCTGCGAAGAAGCCTCCTCTAAAGAAAACATGGAAG gTAAACGAAAGTTTATTTCCATGTGCCCTTTCAAGTGAGAATGCCAAATTGGCTGAAGAGGTTGTACAGTTTGCTGTCAAGACTTGGGGTCCAAGATCACTAACGGAGCTTGAAGCAGAAGAGCGTCTATCTTATTCCTGTGAGAAG GGCCCTGCTCAAGATGATGTCATAGCTAAGTTGCGGAATGCATTTTTAGAAATTGTCAAAGAATATAAGGTTTTTACGGAGGAAGAAAGGAATAAG GTTGTGTTAGCTGGTGGACTCCATGTTGTAGGGACAGAACGACATGAATCCCGGCGAATTGATAATCAG CTGCGTGGTCGAAGTGGTCGGCAAGGGGATCCTGGAAGCTCACGCTTCTTCCTAAGTCTTGAAGACAACATCTTTAGAATATTTGGTGGAGATCGAATTCAG GGTTTAATGAGAGCTTTTAGAGTAGAAGACCTTCCTATAGAATCCCAGATGTTAACAAAAGCACTTGATGAAGCCCAAAGGAAAGTAGAGAACTACTTTTTTGATATCCGGAAGCAGTTGTTTGAATATGATGAAGTCTTAAATAGCCAAAGAGATCGTGTATACACTGAGAGAAGGCGTGCACTCCAATCAGACAATCTACAATCACTTATTATTGAATATGCTGAGCTGACGATGGACGACATATTAGAG GCAAATATTGGCTCTGATGCTCCAACTGAAAGCTGGGATCTTGAGAAGCTCATAGCAAAAGTTCAACA GTATTGCTATCTTTTGGATGATTTGACCCCAGAATTACTGAAGAGTAAAACTTCAACATATGAGGATTTGCAGAATTATCTTCGTCTACGTGGACGTGAAGCATACTTGCAGAAACGG GATATTGTAGAGAAGGAAGCACCAGGATTAATGAAGGAAGCCGAGAGATTCTTGGTGTTGAGCAATATTGACCGATTATGGAAGGAACACCTGCAGGCACTTAAGTTTGTGCAACAAGCCGTAGGTTTACGTGGATATGCCCAGCGCGATCCACTTATAGAGTACAAACTTGAGGGCTATAACCTCTTCCTGGATATGATGGCACAGATAAGGAGAAATGTTATATATTCTATATATCAG TTCAAACCGGTGCTCGTAAAGAAGGATCAGGATTCTGGAAGGAAGGCGAAATCAGCAGAAGTTGTAACCAATGGTGTAGGTACTAATAATAATCCAGATCCAGTTGCTACTGAATCGTCTCCCAAAGCAACTGCCTAA
- the LOC111802103 gene encoding probable polygalacturonase isoform X2 — MKTPLTLVDVLLLLALFCISPWVAGSSSSYCKLTNTGEIRPHSVSITDFGAVGDGVTLNTKAFQNAIFYLNSFADKGGAKLFVPAGRWLTGSFDLISHLTLWLDKDAVILGSTISDDWPIIKPLPSYGRGRELPGERHRSLIYGCNLTNVVITGENGTIDGQGSIWWDWFHSKTLNYTRPHLVELMNSTNVVISNLTFKNSPFWTLHPVYCSKVLVQNVTILAPSDSPNTDGIDPDSSSEVCIEDCYISTGDDLISIKSGWDEYGVEYARPSTNITIRRLTGQTTSAGIAIGSEMSGGVSEILVENILFFNSNMGIRIKTSPGRGGYVRNVYISNVSLIDVNVAIRFTGKYGEHPDSGYNPNALPTVERITIKHVSGENIKTAGVLEGIEGDDFHNICLANITLNVSSMHQWNCSHVQGFSDFVSPKTCHSLRERIFPQHISDCYQPPNFIAQSLV, encoded by the exons ATGAAGACACCTCTCACT CTGGTGGATGTTCTTCTGTTGCTTGCATTGTTTTGTATTTCTCCATGGGTTGCTGGGAGTAGCAGCTCTTATTGCAAGCTGACTAATACAGGAGAAATTCGACCCCACAGTGTCTCTATCACTGATTTTGGGGCAGTTGGAGATGGTGTCACTCTCAACACAAAAGCATTCCAAAATGCTATTTTCTACCTCAACTCTTTTGCTGACAAAGGTGGTGCCAAGCTTTTTGTTCCAGCTGGACGTTGGTTGACAGGAAGCTTCGATCTTATCAGTCATTTAACTTTGTGGTTAGATAAGGATGCTGTGATTCTTGGCTCAACG ATCTCTGATGACTGGCCGATTATCAAACCACTGCCATCATATGGTAGAGGACGCGAGTTGCCAGGTGAGCGGCATCGAAGCCTCATCTATGGATGCAATTTGACGAATGTTGTCATCACAG GTGAAAATGGAACCATTGATGGACAGGGCAGCATCTGGTGGGACTGGTTCCATAGTAAAACGTTAAACTATACGAGGCCGCATTTAGTCGAACTTATGAATTCAACTAATGTTGTAATCTCAAATCTGACATTCAAGAATTCACCCTTTTGGACCCTCCATCCTGTATATTGCAG CAAAGTCCTTGTCCAGAATGTGACAATCCTTGCACCATCTGATTCTCCAAACACCGATGGTATTGATCCAG ATTCTTCATCTGAAGTTTGCATCGAAGATTGCTACATTAGCACAGGCGACGATCTAATTTCAATCAAGAGTGGGTGGGATGAATATGGCGTTGAGTATGCTCGTCCTAGTACGAACATTACCATTCGAAGGCTCACTGGGCAAACTACTAGTGCGGGAATTGCAATAGGAAGTGAGATGTCTGGAGGCGTGTCAGAAATTCTGGTAGAAAACATCCTATTTTTCAACTCGAACATGGGTATCAGAATTAAGACGTCTCCAGGAAGGGGTGGTTACGTGCGGAATGTTTACATATCGAATGTGAGCTTGATCGATGTAAACGTAGCTATAAGGTTCACTGGTAAGTATGGTGAGCACCCAGATTCTGGTTATAATCCAAATGCTCTTCCGACAGTTGAAAGGATCACAATTAAACATGTTAGTGGAGAGAATATTAAAACAGCAGGCGTTTTAGAGGGCATAGAAGGAGAtgattttcataatatttgcTTAGCCAATATCACGCTTAATGTGAGCTCAATGCACCAATGGAACTGCTCGCATGTGCAAGGATTTTCAGACTTTGTTTCTCCAAAGACATGCCATTCTCTGAGGGAAAGAATTTTTCCCCAACATATTTCGGATTGTTATCAGCCACCAAATTTCATTGCTCAG TCTCTTGTGTGA
- the LOC111802103 gene encoding probable polygalacturonase isoform X1, with protein MKTPLTLVDVLLLLALFCISPWVAGSSSSYCKLTNTGEIRPHSVSITDFGAVGDGVTLNTKAFQNAIFYLNSFADKGGAKLFVPAGRWLTGSFDLISHLTLWLDKDAVILGSTISDDWPIIKPLPSYGRGRELPGERHRSLIYGCNLTNVVITGENGTIDGQGSIWWDWFHSKTLNYTRPHLVELMNSTNVVISNLTFKNSPFWTLHPVYCSKVLVQNVTILAPSDSPNTDGIDPDSSSEVCIEDCYISTGDDLISIKSGWDEYGVEYARPSTNITIRRLTGQTTSAGIAIGSEMSGGVSEILVENILFFNSNMGIRIKTSPGRGGYVRNVYISNVSLIDVNVAIRFTGKYGEHPDSGYNPNALPTVERITIKHVSGENIKTAGVLEGIEGDDFHNICLANITLNVSSMHQWNCSHVQGFSDFVSPKTCHSLRERIFPQHISDCYQPPNFIAQMSSTWTDFIGMSIALPDESSRS; from the exons ATGAAGACACCTCTCACT CTGGTGGATGTTCTTCTGTTGCTTGCATTGTTTTGTATTTCTCCATGGGTTGCTGGGAGTAGCAGCTCTTATTGCAAGCTGACTAATACAGGAGAAATTCGACCCCACAGTGTCTCTATCACTGATTTTGGGGCAGTTGGAGATGGTGTCACTCTCAACACAAAAGCATTCCAAAATGCTATTTTCTACCTCAACTCTTTTGCTGACAAAGGTGGTGCCAAGCTTTTTGTTCCAGCTGGACGTTGGTTGACAGGAAGCTTCGATCTTATCAGTCATTTAACTTTGTGGTTAGATAAGGATGCTGTGATTCTTGGCTCAACG ATCTCTGATGACTGGCCGATTATCAAACCACTGCCATCATATGGTAGAGGACGCGAGTTGCCAGGTGAGCGGCATCGAAGCCTCATCTATGGATGCAATTTGACGAATGTTGTCATCACAG GTGAAAATGGAACCATTGATGGACAGGGCAGCATCTGGTGGGACTGGTTCCATAGTAAAACGTTAAACTATACGAGGCCGCATTTAGTCGAACTTATGAATTCAACTAATGTTGTAATCTCAAATCTGACATTCAAGAATTCACCCTTTTGGACCCTCCATCCTGTATATTGCAG CAAAGTCCTTGTCCAGAATGTGACAATCCTTGCACCATCTGATTCTCCAAACACCGATGGTATTGATCCAG ATTCTTCATCTGAAGTTTGCATCGAAGATTGCTACATTAGCACAGGCGACGATCTAATTTCAATCAAGAGTGGGTGGGATGAATATGGCGTTGAGTATGCTCGTCCTAGTACGAACATTACCATTCGAAGGCTCACTGGGCAAACTACTAGTGCGGGAATTGCAATAGGAAGTGAGATGTCTGGAGGCGTGTCAGAAATTCTGGTAGAAAACATCCTATTTTTCAACTCGAACATGGGTATCAGAATTAAGACGTCTCCAGGAAGGGGTGGTTACGTGCGGAATGTTTACATATCGAATGTGAGCTTGATCGATGTAAACGTAGCTATAAGGTTCACTGGTAAGTATGGTGAGCACCCAGATTCTGGTTATAATCCAAATGCTCTTCCGACAGTTGAAAGGATCACAATTAAACATGTTAGTGGAGAGAATATTAAAACAGCAGGCGTTTTAGAGGGCATAGAAGGAGAtgattttcataatatttgcTTAGCCAATATCACGCTTAATGTGAGCTCAATGCACCAATGGAACTGCTCGCATGTGCAAGGATTTTCAGACTTTGTTTCTCCAAAGACATGCCATTCTCTGAGGGAAAGAATTTTTCCCCAACATATTTCGGATTGTTATCAGCCACCAAATTTCATTGCTCAG ATGAGTTCAACATGGACCGACTTCATCGGGATGTCGATTGCTTTGCCTGATGAATCAAGTAGAAGCTAA